A region of Myxococcus stipitatus DSM 14675 DNA encodes the following proteins:
- a CDS encoding RrF2 family transcriptional regulator: MHLTLHADYSLRVLLYLAARPERLASTQELADAYGISKHHLVRVVQTLASEGFVEVKAGRSGGVMLARATKDIRVGKVLRAAEPDFELVECFNREKNTCPISPACGLKGVLSEAREAFLAVLDRYTLADLVGRSRKDLAALFLPVSTP, from the coding sequence GTGCACCTCACCCTCCACGCCGACTACTCGCTGCGTGTCCTGCTCTACCTCGCCGCGAGGCCGGAGCGGCTCGCCTCCACGCAGGAGCTGGCGGACGCGTACGGCATCTCCAAGCACCACCTGGTGCGGGTGGTGCAGACGCTCGCGTCGGAGGGCTTCGTGGAGGTCAAGGCGGGGCGCTCCGGCGGCGTGATGCTGGCGCGCGCGACGAAGGACATCCGCGTGGGCAAGGTGCTGCGCGCGGCCGAGCCCGACTTCGAGCTGGTGGAGTGCTTCAACCGCGAGAAGAACACCTGCCCCATCTCGCCGGCGTGTGGCCTCAAGGGCGTGCTCTCCGAGGCGCGAGAGGCCTTCCTCGCCGTGCTGGACCGGTACACACTGGCGGACCTGGTGGGCCGCTCCCGCAAGGACCTGGCGGCGCTCTTCCTCCCCGTGTCGACGCCATGA
- a CDS encoding SDR family NAD(P)-dependent oxidoreductase: MDLELQGRSALITGSSKGIGRATAAALAREGARVCLSARGAEALEEAARELRATGADIATVVADVATLEGARAAVDAAVRAFGTLDILVNNVGGSGGAGAFHTATTDQWTAVLDRNLMSAVWCSQRAVEVMRAQGGGTIIHINSIYGREYATSAPYTTAKAGLTALTKEMAVDLAPHRIRVNGVAPGSILFPGGSWDKRQKADPEKVAKLVQDELPWGRFGSPEEVADVVAFLCSERARWVTGATLPVDGGQGRAF, encoded by the coding sequence ATGGACCTGGAGCTCCAAGGCAGATCCGCCCTCATCACCGGCAGCAGCAAAGGCATCGGCCGCGCCACCGCCGCCGCCCTCGCCCGTGAGGGCGCTCGCGTGTGCTTGAGCGCTCGCGGCGCGGAGGCCCTGGAGGAAGCCGCGCGCGAGCTGCGCGCCACCGGCGCAGACATCGCCACCGTCGTCGCGGACGTGGCCACCCTCGAAGGTGCCCGCGCCGCCGTCGACGCGGCCGTGCGCGCCTTCGGCACCCTGGACATCCTCGTCAACAACGTGGGCGGCAGCGGCGGCGCCGGGGCCTTCCACACCGCCACCACCGACCAGTGGACCGCCGTGCTCGACCGCAACCTCATGTCCGCCGTGTGGTGCAGTCAGCGAGCCGTGGAGGTCATGCGCGCCCAGGGCGGCGGCACCATCATCCACATCAACTCCATCTACGGCCGCGAGTACGCCACCAGCGCGCCCTACACCACCGCCAAGGCGGGCCTCACCGCCCTCACCAAGGAGATGGCCGTGGACCTCGCGCCCCACCGCATCCGCGTCAACGGCGTCGCCCCCGGCTCCATCCTCTTCCCCGGCGGAAGCTGGGACAAACGCCAGAAGGCCGACCCCGAGAAGGTCGCGAAGCTGGTCCAGGACGAGCTGCCCTGGGGTCGCTTCGGCTCGCCCGAGGAGGTGGCGGACGTGGTGGCCTTCCTCTGCTCGGAGCGTGCCCGTTGGGTCACCGGGGCCACCCTTCCCGTGGACGGAGGCCAGGGCCGCGCCTTCTGA
- a CDS encoding YncE family protein: MTPDGNLLLAVNTANNRLMVFDLTSRRSLELVDSIPVGLDPVSVRARSNTEAWVVNHISDSVSIVDLERGVVTATLHTDDEPADVIFAGTPQRAFITCSQVNRVMVVNPNQLDAAPQRIALKGEDPRALAVSANGRYVYAAIFESGNGTTILGGGSVDPTAHPPNAVNDPRGPYAGVNPPPNAGSLFSPAKNPANPPPPAVGLIVRKNALGRWMDDNTADWTDLVSGPNASGSGRRTGWDLPDRDLAIIDTTTLGVTYARRLMNMNMALAVHPSGSVTVVGTDAHNEVRFEPNVNGRFLRVLMAMVDPNNPASPVVHDLNPHLTYATPTVSQTVRNQSVGDPRGVVWNSSGTRAFVTGMGSNNVVAMGPGGTRLGQVTVGEGPTGIVHDSVRDRLYVLNRFGGSISVVNAGWLWEMARVSFFDPTPSAIKVGRKHLYDTHKTSGLGHISCASCHVDARMDKLAWDLGDPSGTVKALTGQNLGMGLGLPPFEPWHPMKGPMTTQTLQDIIGKEPLHWRGDRASLEEFNPAFEGLQGDDTQLTTPEMNELRSFLATLSFPPNPFRNLDNSLPSNLPLPGHYTTGRFAPEGQPLANGDATRGLALFRPPNLLAQQLFACNTCHTFPSGVGTNSQWSGTTWVPMPTGPLGESHHALVSTDGSTNVSLKVPQLRNLYEKVGLELSQLESLTGFSFIHDGSVDSLARFVTEPPFHPSSDQDVADLVALLLSFSGGDLPLGSPTDPLLPPGPASKDSHAAVGQQVTIVSSTPAQLARLAQFMTLANAGKVGLVVKGIRAGETRGFTYLGSGTFQSDKAVETVSGTQLLAGAGPGAELTYTLVPKGSETRIGVDQDEDGVLDGDEMETALRPERLSDWWRRITGKSARR; this comes from the coding sequence ATGACGCCGGATGGCAATCTCTTGCTCGCCGTCAATACAGCGAACAACCGGCTGATGGTGTTCGACCTGACCTCCCGCAGGAGCCTGGAGTTGGTGGATTCCATCCCCGTGGGGTTGGACCCCGTCTCTGTTCGCGCTCGAAGCAATACCGAGGCGTGGGTCGTGAATCACATCTCGGACAGCGTGAGCATCGTCGACCTGGAGCGGGGCGTGGTGACGGCCACCCTGCACACGGATGACGAGCCCGCGGATGTCATCTTCGCGGGCACGCCGCAGCGCGCGTTCATCACCTGCTCCCAGGTCAACCGGGTGATGGTGGTGAATCCCAACCAGTTGGATGCGGCGCCGCAGCGAATCGCGCTCAAGGGCGAGGACCCTCGGGCGCTCGCGGTGAGCGCGAACGGGCGCTACGTCTATGCGGCCATCTTCGAGTCGGGCAATGGCACCACCATCCTCGGCGGTGGCTCGGTGGACCCCACCGCCCATCCGCCCAACGCGGTGAATGACCCGCGCGGCCCCTATGCCGGCGTCAACCCGCCGCCCAACGCGGGCTCCCTCTTCTCTCCCGCGAAGAACCCGGCGAATCCTCCGCCTCCCGCGGTGGGGCTCATCGTGCGGAAGAACGCGCTGGGCCGGTGGATGGATGACAACACCGCGGACTGGACGGACCTGGTGAGCGGGCCGAATGCCTCCGGCTCCGGGCGCCGCACCGGCTGGGACTTGCCGGACCGGGACCTGGCCATCATCGACACCACCACGCTGGGCGTCACCTATGCCCGGCGGCTGATGAACATGAACATGGCGCTGGCGGTGCACCCTTCCGGCTCCGTCACGGTGGTGGGCACGGACGCGCACAACGAGGTGCGCTTCGAGCCCAACGTCAACGGGCGCTTCCTGCGCGTGCTGATGGCGATGGTGGACCCGAACAATCCCGCCTCGCCGGTGGTGCATGACCTCAATCCGCACCTGACGTACGCCACGCCCACCGTGTCGCAGACGGTGCGCAACCAGTCGGTGGGAGACCCGCGCGGCGTCGTCTGGAACTCGAGCGGCACGCGGGCGTTCGTGACGGGCATGGGCTCCAACAACGTGGTGGCGATGGGGCCGGGTGGGACGCGGCTGGGGCAGGTGACGGTGGGTGAGGGCCCCACGGGCATCGTCCACGACTCCGTGCGAGACCGGCTCTACGTGCTCAACCGCTTCGGCGGGAGCATCTCCGTGGTGAACGCGGGCTGGCTGTGGGAGATGGCGCGCGTCTCGTTCTTCGACCCGACGCCGTCCGCCATCAAGGTGGGCCGCAAGCACCTCTACGACACGCACAAGACGTCGGGCCTGGGCCACATCTCCTGCGCGTCGTGCCATGTGGATGCGCGCATGGACAAGCTCGCGTGGGACTTGGGTGACCCGTCCGGCACGGTGAAGGCGCTGACGGGGCAGAACCTGGGCATGGGGCTGGGGCTGCCCCCGTTCGAGCCGTGGCACCCGATGAAGGGACCCATGACGACGCAGACGCTCCAGGACATCATCGGCAAGGAGCCGCTGCACTGGCGCGGAGACCGCGCGAGCCTGGAGGAGTTCAACCCCGCGTTCGAGGGGCTCCAGGGCGATGACACGCAGCTCACGACGCCGGAGATGAACGAGCTGCGCTCCTTCCTCGCGACGCTGTCCTTCCCGCCCAACCCGTTCCGCAACCTGGACAACTCGCTGCCGTCGAACCTGCCGCTGCCGGGCCACTACACGACGGGCCGCTTCGCGCCCGAGGGGCAGCCCTTGGCGAATGGCGACGCGACGCGGGGCCTGGCGCTGTTCCGTCCGCCGAACCTGCTCGCGCAGCAGCTCTTCGCGTGCAACACGTGCCACACCTTCCCGTCGGGGGTGGGCACGAACAGCCAGTGGAGTGGTACCACGTGGGTTCCGATGCCCACGGGTCCCCTGGGCGAGTCGCACCACGCGCTCGTGTCCACGGATGGCAGCACCAACGTCTCGCTGAAGGTGCCGCAGCTGCGCAACCTCTACGAGAAGGTGGGCCTGGAGCTGAGCCAGCTGGAGAGCCTCACGGGCTTCTCGTTCATCCACGATGGCAGCGTGGACTCGCTGGCGCGCTTCGTCACCGAGCCCCCGTTCCACCCGTCGAGCGACCAGGACGTGGCGGACCTGGTGGCGCTGCTGCTGTCCTTCTCCGGCGGGGACCTGCCGCTCGGCTCACCCACGGACCCGCTGTTGCCGCCGGGGCCCGCGAGCAAGGACTCGCATGCGGCGGTGGGGCAGCAGGTGACGATTGTCTCCTCGACGCCCGCGCAGCTCGCTCGGCTCGCTCAGTTCATGACGCTGGCGAACGCGGGCAAGGTGGGGTTGGTGGTGAAGGGCATCCGCGCGGGAGAGACGCGAGGCTTCACGTACCTGGGCAGTGGCACGTTCCAGTCGGACAAGGCCGTGGAGACGGTGAGCGGGACGCAATTGCTCGCGGGCGCGGGGCCTGGCGCGGAGCTGACGTACACGCTGGTGCCCAAGGGCTCCGAGACGCGCATCGGCGTGGACCAGGATGAGGATGGTGTCCTGGATGGCGATGAGATGGAGACGGCCCTGCGGCCGGAGCGTCTGAGCGACTGGTGGCGCCGCATCACCGGCAAGTCGGCTCGGCGGTAG
- a CDS encoding phage holin family protein, which yields MDLESERLERSQLESLSTAELVRHALAETRLLVRAEVLHAKKELRDELKMARTAGILLGAGAVLVLVSLSVLFVALGLALPVGAALGVLLVGVVLLAVAAGLLMVGVKRLPKKPMLHTQERLKLDYHLTRETLQ from the coding sequence GTGGACCTCGAATCAGAGCGCCTGGAGCGCAGCCAACTGGAGTCGCTGTCCACCGCGGAGCTCGTCCGCCATGCGCTGGCGGAGACCCGCTTGCTGGTGCGCGCGGAGGTGCTGCACGCCAAGAAGGAGCTGCGGGACGAGCTGAAGATGGCGCGCACCGCGGGCATCCTCCTGGGGGCTGGCGCCGTGCTGGTCCTCGTATCGCTCTCCGTCCTCTTCGTGGCGCTGGGGCTGGCGCTGCCCGTGGGCGCGGCGCTGGGCGTGCTGCTGGTGGGCGTGGTGCTGCTCGCCGTCGCGGCGGGGCTGCTGATGGTGGGCGTCAAGCGCCTGCCCAAGAAGCCCATGCTGCACACCCAGGAGCGCTTGAAGCTCGACTACCACCTCACGCGGGAGACGCTGCAATGA
- a CDS encoding ADP-ribosylglycohydrolase family protein, with protein MSLTPSERQDRFHAAFVGLAIGDALGFPLRGIPPASLARLPGLAEDFAPRPRGKFAKGQFSDDTQLLLAAAESVIREGRVEGRSAAAHLAWLWQEGIILQPPRSLAESLQRLSGGSPWMSAGAPLGTLCPSVLSRALVVGLFESGQRARLPHDAGVLTVITHKDPVCAAAAAAFAQAAALGMEEEPLTPAAFCEQLSLAAAVHDKGLAEEVRHLPRLLTWDTTRALTQLRRVGVPPSELKGVDGLPSHVVPVLLTSLYAALKVPHDFREAVALVLRCGGEADVAAALTGALIGAHLGTRAIPARLRKQVLYSENLVDTADRLFRAHQVRETLATALAHQRRR; from the coding sequence ATGTCGCTGACTCCCTCCGAGCGCCAGGACAGGTTCCATGCGGCGTTCGTGGGGCTCGCCATTGGAGATGCGCTCGGCTTCCCGCTGCGCGGCATCCCACCGGCCAGCCTCGCGCGGCTGCCTGGGCTCGCTGAGGACTTCGCGCCTCGGCCTCGGGGGAAGTTCGCCAAGGGCCAGTTCAGCGACGACACGCAGCTGTTGCTGGCCGCGGCGGAGAGCGTCATCCGCGAGGGCCGCGTCGAGGGCCGCAGCGCGGCGGCGCACCTGGCGTGGCTGTGGCAGGAGGGCATCATCCTCCAGCCGCCGCGCAGCCTCGCGGAGTCGCTCCAGCGGCTGTCCGGCGGTTCGCCGTGGATGAGCGCGGGCGCGCCCCTGGGCACGCTGTGCCCGTCCGTCCTCAGCCGCGCGCTGGTGGTGGGCCTCTTCGAGAGCGGTCAGCGCGCGCGCCTGCCGCATGACGCGGGCGTGCTCACCGTCATCACGCACAAGGACCCTGTCTGCGCCGCCGCCGCCGCCGCGTTCGCGCAGGCCGCCGCGCTGGGCATGGAGGAGGAGCCCCTGACGCCCGCCGCGTTCTGCGAGCAGCTCTCGCTGGCGGCGGCCGTGCACGACAAGGGGCTGGCGGAAGAGGTGCGGCACCTGCCTCGGCTGCTGACGTGGGACACCACGCGCGCGCTCACGCAGCTGCGTCGGGTGGGGGTGCCCCCCAGCGAGCTCAAGGGCGTGGACGGGCTGCCCTCGCACGTGGTGCCGGTGCTCCTGACGTCGTTGTACGCCGCGCTGAAGGTGCCGCACGACTTCCGCGAGGCCGTGGCGCTGGTGCTGCGCTGCGGCGGTGAGGCGGACGTGGCCGCGGCGCTCACGGGAGCGCTGATTGGCGCGCACCTGGGCACTCGCGCCATCCCCGCGCGGCTGCGCAAGCAGGTGCTGTACTCGGAGAACCTCGTCGACACCGCGGACCGCCTCTTCCGGGCGCACCAGGTGCGCGAGACGCTGGCCACCGCCCTGGCCCACCAGCGCCGCCGCTGA
- a CDS encoding cytochrome ubiquinol oxidase subunit I, whose translation MSMTDLLYARAQMGLSLAFHIVFAAAGVALPVLMVLSDWKARRTGDADYVALSHKLAKGTAILFAVGAVSGTVLSFELGLLWPEFMGRYGEVIGLPFSLEGVAFFTEAIFLGIYLYGRERVSPGLHLFSGIMVAVSGAASAFFVTLVNVFMNDPSGFVATPDGPTQVQPLVAMFSPGWQYQTAHVLLSCYQASAFAMAGIHAFVLLRHPGAAFHRKALSVALPLACVTALLQPLVGDLSAKHVAKAQPVKLAAMESHFETERGAPLRLGGVTVPKALSILAFGDPDAEVRGLNEFPRDTWPPVAKVHAAFQVMVATGSAMALLSLVTLVYRWRKKAWPSGRKMMWAWLVAGPLGLVALEAGWLVTEWGRQPWIVRGVMRTADAVTPVPHLAAPFWTFTLVYLLLGAVVVALLKRQVAGTMPDRDEGPVTGRGVKEDDAHVH comes from the coding sequence ATGTCCATGACGGACCTGCTCTATGCGCGGGCGCAGATGGGGCTGTCGCTCGCGTTCCACATCGTCTTCGCGGCGGCGGGCGTGGCGCTGCCGGTCCTCATGGTGTTGAGCGACTGGAAGGCGCGGCGCACGGGTGACGCGGACTACGTGGCGCTGAGCCACAAGCTGGCGAAGGGGACGGCCATCCTCTTCGCGGTGGGCGCGGTGAGCGGCACGGTGCTGTCGTTCGAGCTGGGCCTGCTGTGGCCGGAGTTCATGGGCCGGTACGGTGAAGTGATCGGGCTGCCCTTCAGTCTGGAGGGCGTGGCCTTCTTCACCGAGGCCATCTTCCTGGGTATCTACCTCTACGGCCGCGAGCGGGTGTCGCCGGGGCTGCACCTGTTCTCCGGCATCATGGTGGCGGTGAGCGGCGCGGCCAGCGCGTTCTTCGTCACGCTGGTCAACGTCTTCATGAATGACCCGTCCGGCTTCGTGGCCACGCCCGACGGGCCCACGCAGGTGCAGCCGCTGGTGGCGATGTTCAGTCCGGGCTGGCAGTACCAGACCGCGCACGTGCTGCTCTCCTGCTATCAGGCGAGCGCCTTCGCCATGGCGGGCATCCACGCCTTCGTGCTGCTGCGTCATCCGGGTGCGGCATTCCATCGCAAGGCGCTGTCGGTGGCGCTCCCACTGGCGTGTGTCACCGCGTTGCTCCAGCCACTGGTGGGCGACTTGTCCGCCAAGCACGTGGCGAAGGCGCAGCCGGTGAAGCTGGCGGCGATGGAGTCGCACTTCGAGACGGAGCGCGGCGCGCCGCTGCGCCTGGGCGGGGTGACGGTCCCCAAGGCGCTGTCCATCCTGGCCTTCGGGGACCCGGACGCGGAGGTGCGGGGGCTGAACGAGTTCCCGCGCGACACGTGGCCTCCGGTGGCGAAGGTGCACGCGGCCTTCCAGGTGATGGTCGCCACGGGCAGCGCCATGGCGCTCTTGTCGCTGGTGACGCTCGTCTATCGGTGGCGGAAGAAGGCCTGGCCCTCCGGCCGGAAGATGATGTGGGCCTGGCTGGTGGCGGGGCCGCTGGGGTTGGTGGCGCTGGAGGCGGGGTGGCTCGTCACCGAGTGGGGCCGCCAGCCGTGGATTGTCCGAGGCGTCATGCGCACCGCGGACGCGGTGACGCCCGTGCCCCACCTGGCGGCGCCGTTCTGGACGTTCACGCTCGTGTATCTCTTGCTGGGTGCCGTGGTGGTGGCGCTGCTCAAGCGCCAGGTGGCCGGCACGATGCCGGACCGCGACGAGGGGCCGGTGACGGGCCGAGGCGTGAAGGAGGACGACGCCCATGTCCACTGA
- a CDS encoding group I truncated hemoglobin gives MSTAAQQKSVYEQIGGEPAMAAAVEVFYRKVLSDDRISHFFEDVDMERQASKQKAFLTMVTGGPSSYSGKDMRAGHAHLVKRGLGDVHFDAVVEHLRATLEELGVAAPLVAQVLAIAGGARADVLNR, from the coding sequence ATGAGCACGGCTGCGCAGCAGAAGAGCGTCTACGAGCAGATTGGCGGGGAGCCGGCGATGGCGGCGGCGGTGGAGGTGTTCTACCGGAAGGTGCTGTCCGACGACCGCATCAGCCACTTCTTCGAGGACGTGGACATGGAGCGCCAGGCGTCGAAGCAGAAGGCGTTCCTGACGATGGTGACGGGCGGGCCGTCGAGCTACTCGGGGAAGGACATGCGCGCGGGCCATGCGCACCTGGTGAAGCGCGGCCTCGGCGACGTGCACTTCGACGCGGTGGTGGAGCACCTGCGCGCCACGCTGGAGGAATTGGGCGTGGCCGCGCCGCTGGTGGCGCAGGTGCTGGCCATCGCGGGTGGGGCTCGCGCGGACGTGCTCAACCGCTGA
- a CDS encoding 2Fe-2S iron-sulfur cluster-binding protein codes for MSMTQVKHESKWYPLEPEESVLDGLLRQGVAVPNSCRAGACQSCLMRATSGDVPDAARVGLKDTLRAQGYFLACVCKPAAGTRLEVSGADALRVPARIDSVTPLSASVLRVRLSTSAPLDYRAGQYVSLLREDGLARSYSLASLPREGLLELHVRRIPGGLMSGWLSEHARAGDAVAVQGPAGSCFYVPGRFEQPLLLAGTGTGLAPLYGIVRDALESGHTGPIWLFQGARTPEGLYLTEELRELARRHSGFHYRPSVLTGGSRDVAEGALDVLLRAECPKPAGFRAFLCGDSGLVLSLRKKLFLSGLALKDLHADVFLPSTPRAEASGAR; via the coding sequence ATGTCCATGACCCAGGTGAAGCACGAGTCGAAGTGGTATCCGCTCGAGCCCGAGGAGAGCGTGCTGGACGGGCTCCTGCGCCAGGGCGTGGCGGTGCCGAACTCCTGCCGCGCGGGGGCGTGCCAGTCCTGCCTCATGCGCGCGACCTCCGGCGACGTGCCGGACGCCGCGCGCGTGGGACTCAAGGACACGCTGCGCGCGCAGGGCTACTTCCTCGCGTGTGTCTGCAAGCCCGCCGCGGGCACGCGCCTGGAGGTCTCCGGCGCGGACGCGCTGCGAGTCCCCGCGCGCATCGACTCCGTGACGCCGCTGTCCGCGAGCGTGCTGCGCGTGAGGCTGTCCACCTCCGCGCCGCTGGACTACCGGGCGGGGCAGTACGTGTCGCTGCTGCGGGAGGATGGACTCGCCCGCAGCTACTCCCTGGCGAGCCTGCCGCGCGAGGGGCTGCTGGAGTTGCACGTGCGCCGCATCCCGGGCGGACTGATGAGCGGCTGGCTGTCGGAGCACGCGCGCGCGGGAGACGCCGTGGCCGTGCAGGGCCCCGCGGGAAGCTGCTTCTATGTTCCGGGCCGCTTCGAGCAACCCTTGCTGCTCGCGGGCACGGGCACGGGCCTGGCGCCGCTGTACGGCATCGTCCGTGACGCGCTCGAGTCGGGACACACCGGACCCATCTGGCTCTTCCAGGGCGCGCGCACGCCGGAGGGGCTCTACCTCACGGAGGAGCTGCGGGAACTCGCGCGTCGTCACTCGGGTTTCCACTACCGGCCGAGCGTGCTGACGGGCGGCAGCCGGGACGTGGCGGAGGGCGCGCTCGACGTGCTCCTCCGCGCGGAGTGTCCCAAGCCCGCGGGCTTCCGGGCCTTCCTCTGCGGGGACTCCGGATTGGTGTTATCCCTGCGCAAGAAGCTCTTCCTCTCGGGACTCGCGCTGAAGGACCTCCACGCGGATGTCTTCCTGCCGAGCACCCCCAGGGCGGAGGCCTCGGGAGCTCGCTGA
- a CDS encoding cytochrome d ubiquinol oxidase subunit II yields the protein MSTEAMLGFVMAGAFVLYALFGGADFGGGVWDLFASGPRKAEQRTLIARAMGPVWEVNHVWLIVGMVLMFAGFPRAFAALSVALHVPLTLLMLGIVFRGAAFTFRAYDLRGYAAERQWGLVFSIASVVAPLLLGMCVGAVASGDIRVEGRVVVSGFFASWLSPFAWAVGVLALTLFAFLAAVYLTHEAHSEGLREDFRRRALGAGVAVFLAALVVLLLARGGAPRVWEGLLRSPFALALHGATAVAAVTAFALLWTRRFQWARLAAAFQAGLIVLGWAASQYPYLVVPDITLSSAASSASTQRVLLVAVVIGALTVVPSIALLFRVFRPRPEGNSTPGSHG from the coding sequence ATGTCCACTGAGGCGATGCTGGGCTTCGTGATGGCGGGGGCGTTTGTCCTCTACGCCCTCTTCGGCGGCGCGGACTTCGGTGGCGGTGTGTGGGATTTGTTCGCCTCCGGCCCGCGCAAGGCGGAGCAGCGCACCCTCATCGCCCGCGCGATGGGGCCGGTGTGGGAGGTGAACCACGTCTGGCTCATCGTCGGCATGGTGTTGATGTTCGCGGGCTTCCCTCGCGCCTTCGCGGCGCTGAGCGTGGCGCTGCATGTCCCCCTCACGCTCCTGATGCTCGGCATCGTCTTCCGGGGCGCGGCCTTCACCTTCCGCGCCTATGACCTGCGCGGCTACGCGGCGGAGCGGCAGTGGGGGCTGGTCTTCAGCATCGCCAGCGTCGTCGCGCCGCTGCTGTTGGGCATGTGCGTGGGCGCGGTGGCGAGCGGGGACATCCGCGTCGAGGGACGCGTGGTGGTGAGCGGCTTCTTCGCCTCGTGGCTGTCGCCCTTCGCCTGGGCGGTGGGTGTGTTGGCGTTGACCCTCTTCGCGTTCCTGGCGGCGGTGTACCTCACCCACGAGGCCCACTCGGAGGGCCTGCGCGAGGACTTCCGTCGGCGGGCCCTGGGAGCGGGTGTGGCCGTGTTCCTCGCGGCCCTGGTGGTGCTGCTCCTGGCTCGCGGCGGCGCGCCTCGGGTGTGGGAGGGCCTCTTGCGCTCTCCCTTCGCGCTGGCGCTGCACGGGGCCACGGCGGTGGCGGCGGTGACGGCCTTCGCCCTGCTGTGGACGCGGCGCTTCCAGTGGGCGCGGCTGGCCGCGGCCTTCCAGGCCGGGCTCATCGTCCTGGGTTGGGCCGCGTCCCAGTACCCGTACCTGGTGGTGCCCGACATCACGCTGAGCAGCGCCGCCTCCAGCGCCTCGACTCAGCGCGTGCTGCTGGTCGCGGTCGTCATCGGCGCGCTCACGGTGGTGCCTTCCATCGCGCTCCTCTTCCGTGTGTTTCGACCCAGGCCTGAGGGGAACTCGACCCCGGGCTCTCACGGCTGA